The Granulicella sp. 5B5 nucleotide sequence GCGTGCCTCCCATTTGTTTTGAGGTCATCCAACGCATTGATGGCGTCGACTTCGACACCGTCTACGCAAACAGCATTCCAGTGATGATCGACGGTGAACTCCCGGCCCGCTACATCTCTGCCGATGACCTTATCGCTAATAAGCTCGCCTCTGGCCGCCCCCAAGACCTCGCAGATGTGGACGCTATTCGTAACCGTCAACGGGCAACGGCGCCTCAAGATAAGAACCCAACAAGCAAAGGCCGATCAGCAAACTCCTGATCGGCCCTCACTTCTACAGTGGATAAAGCGTTAGAACGTAAACCGCCCGCCGAACTGGAAGATCCGCATCGGCGCCGCCCCTGAGATCTGGCCAAAGTTCGCCGCGGAGAGCGTACCTGTCGGGTTGTTCAGGCTCACCATGTTGAACGCGTTCGTAGCCTCGGCGCGGAACTCGAACCCTGTGCCACGCGGCAGCACAAAGTCCCTCTCTACCGCCATGTCGATATCGCGGTATCCCGGCCCAACCAGGTAGTCGCGCGGCACATTGCCGTCAGCTCCGCCCGGTCCAATGCCACCGGCAACACCCGGCCCGTTCGCCACAAACGCCGGCGCGCCATTCACCATCGTGTTGAACCAACCGCTGTTGGCCTCCACAAACCGGCTCCGGTGGCCGCCGAGCTGGATCTGACTCTTCGTCACACCCGGCGCAAGGTTCGGACGGTCATTGTTATAGCCGTCCAGGTTCTTGTCCGAGCCCGTCGTGACGTTGAATGGCGTACCACTGTTGAAGAACGCGATCGTCGACACCTTCCAGCCGTTGGCGACGTTCCGCACCAAAAGGCTATCGCCGTGGTAGTAGTCAATCTTGTACACCGCCGAAATCGACGATGCATTCCGCCTATCGTTGTCCGAAGGGCCGCGCTCTTCCTGCAGATCGCTATAATTCTGTGCCGTCGAGATGCCGATTGCACTTGAGTTCGCGCTCCACAGCGAATGACTCCAGACATAGAAGCCATTCAACAGCAGGTGGCTGGTGAGCGCCTTGTGTGCCGAAACCTGCAGCGAGTTGTAGTTCGCCGTCTGTCCCGACGTAATCAGGATCACCTGTCCCAGCGCGCCGTTATCGTTGTACGGCCGCCGTGCCGTGATGCTGGTCTGTGTCGCTGTCGCGCCCGCCGCATATACCGGGTTATTGCCGTCGATCCCGTCCGGCACATGCCGCACGAAGTTGCCCACATAGGCCACCTGCAGGCTGATGCCCGCTGGCATCTGCTGCTCCACGGCTGCGTTCAGCTGGTATGAAACCGGCCACTTGTACTTCGGATCGATCGACTCCACCGCAGCCGCCGGCAGGAAGCGCGGCGACGTCGCGTTGTAGTTGTACGGGAACGGATCGCCATTCGGGAACGACGCTGGATCGCCGTAGATGTTGGTGAACGATGCGATTGACTGGAACGTCTGCCGGATCGCAAACGGCTGCGCATTGCCCGGCTGGTTCCACTCATTGCCCGAAACGCTGCCGAAGAACATGCCGGCACCGGCGCGGATCGCCGTCTTGCCATTGCCGAACGGATCGAACACCAAGCCCACACGCGGCGACACATGATCATACGACGTCTGTCCTACGCCCCGTGAAATCCCCGTGTCCCCCGGGAACAACACTCCTAGCGGCGCAGACGGTACCACCGTCGACTGCTGTCCCGGAACGAATGCCGTCGTATGGTTCCGCGACTCTACCGGCGCTTCCTCAATGTCATAGCGCAGTCCCAGGTTCGCCGTCAGCCGCGGTGTAATCTTCCATGCGTCCTGCACAAACCCCGCACCGAAGAAGTAGCTCGTCAGCGTCGCATAAGGGGTGTCCTGCTCCATCGAAGCGACCAGGCCCGCCACAAAATCCGCCTGTGGAACATTGCCTGTCGACGTCGGACCCGAGGTCTGGAAGTTGAAAATGCCGAAGTTGTACAGGTTGCCCTGCACAGCGTCCTTCTCCAGCGAGAACTCACCGCCGATATTCAGGTTGTGGTTGCCCAACGTCATGCTGAACACATCGCGGATACCGTAAAAGTTCGTGTTGCTCACCGGACCGGCGAGTGAGCCGCCAGCGTTGAACCCGGACGAGATGGAAAGCTGCGGATAGGCCTTCGGGCCTTGGATCGTAAAGTCCGATCCAAACGAACTGAGGTCGGCCGCCGGCAGGTTCACGCGCCCACCGGCCACGCGCGTAATCGTGGCCCACACCTGGTTCGCCTTCGACGCACTGATCGTATGCACATCGCTCACATTCAGGTCCTGCTGCCGCGCGTTCGACTGGTTCACCATGTACGGAATATTGCCGCCGCCATAGGCACCGCTCACCGACTTGATCGTGAAGTAGCTCGCAAACAGATGGTCCTTCTCGCCAATCTGCTGGTCATACTTGCCCAGGTACTCGTCCTCGGTCGTCGGCGATGTATAAGACCCCGTATAACCCTCCAGATACGTCTTGCCGCCCGTGGTAATGTTCGTATTCGGCAGTGGAACCAGCTTTGCTATCAGGTTCGCCGCCGTAGGATCGAGAGACGCCAGCGGGATGCAGCCTGCTGTCATCGTCTGGCAGTTCGACGACGTATTCACGCCGGTCCAGGGCGTCTTCGTGCCCGGCTGGTTGGGTAGCACCGGCGACTGAGTAAAGTCACCCAGCCTTTCCAGCGCGGTCGGCACAATGGCACCGGTCAACTGCTGGCCGGCGGTCTGGCGCAGACCGCCGTAGCTGAAGAAGAAAAACGCCTTGTCCTTCTTGATGGGTCCACCCACCGTCACACCGAACTGGTTGCGGTGCAGTGGCTGGTTCTGCTTTGTCATTGGGTTCTGCGCGCCGGTCGGCACCCACGAGTACGCATTCAAGGCCGTGTTGCGGATAAACTCAAACGCCGAACCGTGGAAGTGGTTGGTGCCCGACTTCGTAACCGCCGTTACCACGGCACCGGACATACGCCCATACTGTGCTGCAAAGTTGCTCGTCTCCACGCGGAACTCTTCCAGCGCATCCGGGTTCGGCAGCGCATTGCCATAGTTGCGCAGGCCCGTCATGTTGAACCCGCCATCCAGGTAGAAGCTCACCATCGGCACGCCGCCATCCACGCCGCCGTTCACAATCACCTGCGTCGAAGGCACACCCAGCACGAAGTTCGGCGACCCGCTCGAGTTCGTCTGCGAGCTCGCGCTGTTCGACTGAATGCCCGGCGTCAGCGACAACTCCGTATACGCATTCCGGTTCACCAGCGGCAGGTTGTTGATCTCAGCCGGCGAGATCGTCCGTCCCAGCGTCTCACTGGTCGTGTTCACCAGCGGCGGAGCCGTCGTCACCGTCACCGTCTGATCCACCGTGCCGATCGCCAGGGCAACAGGCAGCGCCTGCGTCTGGTCCACCGTGATCTCGAGGTTCTGCT carries:
- a CDS encoding carboxypeptidase-like regulatory domain-containing protein — protein: MILTSNNDNIFFQGFRGEKRTGGWLTARGWLFAAVLVALSMMCGQSSQAQQITGAIAGTVTDQQGAFVPNAMVKATNSATGYTRSVVSDAGGAYNLQYLPVGSYTVQVTAPGFKTFVQQNLEITVDQTQALPVALAIGTVDQTVTVTTAPPLVNTTSETLGRTISPAEINNLPLVNRNAYTELSLTPGIQSNSASSQTNSSGSPNFVLGVPSTQVIVNGGVDGGVPMVSFYLDGGFNMTGLRNYGNALPNPDALEEFRVETSNFAAQYGRMSGAVVTAVTKSGTNHFHGSAFEFIRNTALNAYSWVPTGAQNPMTKQNQPLHRNQFGVTVGGPIKKDKAFFFFSYGGLRQTAGQQLTGAIVPTALERLGDFTQSPVLPNQPGTKTPWTGVNTSSNCQTMTAGCIPLASLDPTAANLIAKLVPLPNTNITTGGKTYLEGYTGSYTSPTTEDEYLGKYDQQIGEKDHLFASYFTIKSVSGAYGGGNIPYMVNQSNARQQDLNVSDVHTISASKANQVWATITRVAGGRVNLPAADLSSFGSDFTIQGPKAYPQLSISSGFNAGGSLAGPVSNTNFYGIRDVFSMTLGNHNLNIGGEFSLEKDAVQGNLYNFGIFNFQTSGPTSTGNVPQADFVAGLVASMEQDTPYATLTSYFFGAGFVQDAWKITPRLTANLGLRYDIEEAPVESRNHTTAFVPGQQSTVVPSAPLGVLFPGDTGISRGVGQTSYDHVSPRVGLVFDPFGNGKTAIRAGAGMFFGSVSGNEWNQPGNAQPFAIRQTFQSIASFTNIYGDPASFPNGDPFPYNYNATSPRFLPAAAVESIDPKYKWPVSYQLNAAVEQQMPAGISLQVAYVGNFVRHVPDGIDGNNPVYAAGATATQTSITARRPYNDNGALGQVILITSGQTANYNSLQVSAHKALTSHLLLNGFYVWSHSLWSANSSAIGISTAQNYSDLQEERGPSDNDRRNASSISAVYKIDYYHGDSLLVRNVANGWKVSTIAFFNSGTPFNVTTGSDKNLDGYNNDRPNLAPGVTKSQIQLGGHRSRFVEANSGWFNTMVNGAPAFVANGPGVAGGIGPGGADGNVPRDYLVGPGYRDIDMAVERDFVLPRGTGFEFRAEATNAFNMVSLNNPTGTLSAANFGQISGAAPMRIFQFGGRFTF